A single window of Xylocopilactobacillus apicola DNA harbors:
- a CDS encoding type II toxin-antitoxin system HicB family antitoxin produces MKYLYYATFHKDPESGYYEVEFPDFKPYIATFGEDMARALRHAKNGLELYLIVMEDDLEKIPPASNYETIKYKKGDLLIPIEADTDVARMQDNSKLVKKTVMIPFYLSLVAKERKIDLSRVLTDALKKVLNLS; encoded by the coding sequence TTGAAATATTTATATTATGCAACATTCCATAAGGATCCCGAATCAGGTTACTATGAAGTTGAATTTCCAGACTTCAAGCCGTATATCGCTACTTTTGGAGAGGATATGGCTCGTGCGCTACGTCATGCCAAGAATGGTCTCGAATTGTATTTAATTGTTATGGAGGATGATCTGGAAAAAATTCCTCCTGCAAGTAACTATGAAACAATCAAGTACAAAAAAGGCGACTTACTGATTCCTATTGAAGCTGACACCGATGTTGCCCGAATGCAAGATAACAGCAAACTTGTCAAAAAAACTGTGATGATCCCCTTTTACTTAAGTTTGGTAGCTAAAGAACGAAAAATAGATCTTAGTCGTGTTTTAACTGATGCTTTGAAAAAAGTTTTAAATTTAAGCTAA